From the Actinomadura luzonensis genome, the window TCCACGACCTCCTCCTCCCGCACCGCGTCGAACCCCACCCCGCCCACCCGGACCCGCCCCTGCCGCACGGCCCCGGCAGGGCCGCCTCCACCCGGGACGAGACCCCGCATGGCAGCAAGCGGCCGCCCGTCCGTGGGAGCGCCCCCGCCGAGCCGCCCTCCGCCGAGGGCGCGGGCCCGCGAGGCACCGGCTCGCGTCGCGACGGCCCTCTCCCGAGGAACCGGGACGGGAAGCACACGGACATGCCCACGCGGCGCGGGCGGCACGAAGGACGCTTCGCCTTCCTCACCCCGAAGGGGCGGCGGCAGGGCGATGGGCGCCCGCAGCGAACCGGCCGGCGTCACGGCGCGCGCGACGGCCCGCGTTGCTTCCGCGGGCGGAGCGGGCGACGGCGTGGCGGCGGGCGCCACGACCGCCTCCGGCGGTCCGGGCGGTCGGGACGGTTCGTGCGGATCATGCGGATCATGCGGATCATGCGGATCGCGCGGATCGCGCGAGAAGGAGCGAGAGGTGGTCATATGCCGTGTCCTCGGTCGTGCAGACGGGCCAGGACCGCCGGCGCGGAGATCAGCCCCGCCGCGACCGCGAGCGCGATCGGGGCCCGGGGCTCGGCGAGGCGGCTGGCGAGGGCGCGGGCGGCCCAGCGCAGCGCCTCGCGCCGGTGGCCCAGCGCCGCGTGCCCGAAGGCGAGCTGCCCGTAGACCCGCGCCGCGCCGTGCGCGTCCACGGCGAGCTCGGGGTGGCGGTCGAGCATCCAGTCGAGCCCGGCGATGCGGTCGGCCCAGCGGGCGGCGTAGTGGGAGGAACCCCATCGGACCCGGACGAGCGGCCGGTCGACGTACACGATGGGGTGGCGTTTGGCGGCGCGCAGGGCGAGGTCCCAGTCCTCGTTCTGCCCGCCGGGCGCGCTCTCGTCGGGCCGCACCGCGCCGCGCCGGAACAGGAACGTCGAGGAGTGCACCATCACCATGCGCGAGCGGACGAGGTCGGCGGCGGTGACCGTGGCCGTGCCGGCCAGGCGCGGCACCCGGTGCCCGGCGTGCTCGACCTCGATGCCGCAGCTCGCGAACTCGCCCCCGCCGCGCCGCAGGGCCCGCAGCTGGGCGGCCAGCTTGCCCGGCAGCCAGACGTCGTCGTCGTCGCAGAAGGCGACGAGGTCGGTGCCGAGGGCGTCGATGCCGGTGTTGCGGGCTCCGGGCAGGCCGGGCGTGCGGGTGTTGGGCAGCACCAGGACACGCCGTCGCGCTCCGTCGCCCAGCCCCGCCACCTGTCCGGCGGCCTCCTCGACGGGCGCCCCGCCGTCCACCACGACGGCCACCGCCAGCGGGCCCCAGTGGCCCTGCCGTAGCACGGCCTCGACCGCCTCGCGCAGCATCCCCGGCCGGTCGCCGCGCGTCGGGACGACCACCCCTACTGACGTCACGCTGTCCCCCAGTAGCCGTAGCGCACCCGCAGCGGCCAGGTGAGCAGGTTGACCACGCGCCGGTCGCCCTGGGCCATGCCGGTGGCCCAGGAGTCGTCGCGCCGCAGCTCGACGCGCCCGACGTGGAAGCGCATGGGGTTGCCCGAGACGGTGTGGGACGGCCCGAGCCAGGCGGTGCGCCCGTCGAGGAACGGCAGCTCGGCGACGGCCTCGCGCAGCCCCAGCTCGCGGCCGAGCGCGGCGAGCGTGGGCGCGGGCGCGGCCAGCAGGTCTTCGTAGCGGACGGTGGTCACCCGGGCGCCGCGCCGCGCGAGCAGCTCCAGCGCGGCGTTCTGGGTGCTCCAGTGCAGGGCCGTGCGAGCGGGCCCCCACCGGGTCATCGGCCGGCCGTCCTCGGGGCGGGCGACGGTGCGGCTCCAGGAGTGGGCGACGGCGCGCGGGTCGCGCACAACTTGGACGATCCGGACGTCCACCCCGCTGCTCACCAGGCAGCAGGCCAGCGAGGCGTGCTTGCTGGAGTCGACGACGACGTCCGCGCCGGTGGCGGCGTAGAGCAGCCGGTAGGCCCGGACGTAGTCGGCGAGGTCGGGATGGGCGATGCGCGGGATCCGCCTGGTCCGGTCCACCCGGCGACGCAGCGCGAGCACCCGCTCCGCCAGCCGGACGGACCATCCTCCGAAGGCGCGCTCCCCCACCCGGCCCCAGAAGGGGCAGGCGGGGAAGGGCGCCCCGCACCCGCAGAGTTCTTCTGCGAGCACTCCCCTTTCCCACAGATGCACGACCTCGCCGAGGGCGATCACGCCGGGCAGCTCACCGAGGAGCCGTTCGAGCAGCGTGGTGCCGCTGCGTCCCAGACCGCCCAGGTAGATCACCCGGGGGGCGTGCTCGTGATCGGACAACGGAAGGGCCTTCGCATCGAGGCAGTTGCTCAGCGTGGACTTTGAGCACCTACAGCGACGACCCTATCGCGCTCGGTAATCATCAGGTCAATGAACAGCCAAAAGATCTACCTGAGGCGGTCGCGTCAGCGCGCGTCGAGGACCATGCCCGCGCCGACCGTGCCGTTGGTGGCCTCGTCGATGAGGATGAAGCCGCCGGTGAGCCGGTTGCGCGCGTAGTCGTCCACGAAGAGCGGCTGGGTGACCCGCAGCGACACCCGCCCGATCTCGTTGAGGCCGAGCGAGGTGGCCTCCTCGTCGCGGTGCAGGGTGTTGACGTCGAGCCGGTAGTGCAGGTCGCGGACGAGCGCCCGCGCGGTGCGCGTGGTGTGCTTGATCGTCAGCTTGGAGCGCGGGCCCAGCTTCACGCC encodes:
- a CDS encoding glycosyltransferase family 2 protein, encoding MTSVGVVVPTRGDRPGMLREAVEAVLRQGHWGPLAVAVVVDGGAPVEEAAGQVAGLGDGARRRVLVLPNTRTPGLPGARNTGIDALGTDLVAFCDDDDVWLPGKLAAQLRALRRGGGEFASCGIEVEHAGHRVPRLAGTATVTAADLVRSRMVMVHSSTFLFRRGAVRPDESAPGGQNEDWDLALRAAKRHPIVYVDRPLVRVRWGSSHYAARWADRIAGLDWMLDRHPELAVDAHGAARVYGQLAFGHAALGHRREALRWAARALASRLAEPRAPIALAVAAGLISAPAVLARLHDRGHGI
- a CDS encoding sulfotransferase, producing MSDHEHAPRVIYLGGLGRSGTTLLERLLGELPGVIALGEVVHLWERGVLAEELCGCGAPFPACPFWGRVGERAFGGWSVRLAERVLALRRRVDRTRRIPRIAHPDLADYVRAYRLLYAATGADVVVDSSKHASLACCLVSSGVDVRIVQVVRDPRAVAHSWSRTVARPEDGRPMTRWGPARTALHWSTQNAALELLARRGARVTTVRYEDLLAAPAPTLAALGRELGLREAVAELPFLDGRTAWLGPSHTVSGNPMRFHVGRVELRRDDSWATGMAQGDRRVVNLLTWPLRVRYGYWGTA